DNA sequence from the Syntrophales bacterium genome:
CGAAATAACAGCTATTGAGAAAGAGGCATCGCAACCCGAGTTCTGGAATGAACCCCAGAAAGCAGGAGAACTTTTGAAAAAAAAGGCTGAATCGGAAGAAATGGTAACGAGGTGGAAAAGCTACCTAAATATGTTAAACGAACTAGAAATGATGTACGAGCTAGCACTAACCGAAAACGACTTTTCAATTTTAGCTGATATCGAAAGAGAACTCACAAAATTGCAGCTTGACATACGTAAAGAGGAAATCAAACTAATGTTGGGGGCTGAGGAGGATGCACTTAATGCAATACTATCCATAAACGCAGGAGCCGGTGGCACAGAAGCTCAGGATTGGGCAGAAATGTTACTTAGAATGTACCTCCGATGGGCAGAACGCAAGGGGTACAAAACCACTATCATTGATTTGCAGCCCGGTGAAGAGGCAGGCATAAAAAGCGCCTCAATTACCTTGGAAGGAGAATACGCATACGGCTTCGCGAAGGCAGAGATTGGTATTCACAGGTTGGTGAGGATTTCTCCCTTCGACTCCAATGCCAGACGACACACCTCATTTGCCTCTGTGTTTGTTTATCCGGAGGTAAAAGACGATATTGTTATCGAGATTGACGAGAAAGACCTTCGTATTGACACATTCCGTTCTTCAGGGGCTGGGGGTCAGCATGTCAATAAAACTGATTCGGCTGTACGAATAACCCATATACCGACTGGCATTGTGGTTCAGTGCCAGAACGAAAGGTCCCAACACAAGAACAGGGCCATGGCTATGAAATACCTGAGATCAAGGCTCTACGAGTTAAAACTCAAGGAAAAAAGAGAGAAATTAATGGAAATAGAAAAGACAAAAAAAGACATAGCCTGGGGAAGTCAAATTCGCTCTTATATTCTTCATCCATACAAACTCGTTAAAGATCACCGTACAAACCTCGAGGTTGGTGATGTAAACAGAGTACTCGATGGGGATCTAGATGAATTTATTGAAGCTTATCTTTTGATGCAGCACTCATAAATTTAATTTTTGCTTGGCTTTTCATCTTTCTTTTGCTACAAAATCCTGGAATTTTGTCCTCATCAGATTCTCAAAGGGGGTAGAAAAGGTGGTGAAGAGGAAGAAGTTCTATGTGTGTTCTTTTTTCACAATTTTTCTACTTCTTCCCTTACTGAGCATACACTTAAAAACAAGCTACGCAGATCCTAGCGGAAATAGACAAGCACTACCAACGTTGGTTGCGATGGATAAAAAAGAACAAAAGATGGCTACCCACCGAGATGAGACTAACTCCCAGGAAGATGCGAAAAATAAATTAAAAAGAGAAAAGAAAAAAAACGAAGAACAGGAGATTATTGAAGAAGCCGAAAAGCTAATCGAAGCTGCTCAAAATTACTGGGAAAAAGGAGACATGGAAAGGGCTATTGAAATGCTGGATCTGGCGTACAGTCTAATTCTCACCGACAGCGAAGAACCGGAGATTGCGAGACAAAAAGATGATTTGCGTTTTATGATATCTAAAAAAATCCTTGCAATTTACAGTACGAAACAAAACCGTGCCAATGGCATAAGAAGCGAAATTCCTTTAGTTCTCAACGAAGATGTGGAAAGGGAGATAGAATCTTTTCTAGGACGGGAAAGGGACTTCTTTGTCGCTGCCTACAAACGGTCTTTCCTCTTTCGACCAATGATTCTGAAGGAATTGAAAAAAGCCCGTCTTCCTGAAGAATTATCATGGTTACCCCTAGTGGAAAGCGGTTTTAACGTAACTGCACTTTCCCCTGCCAGGGCTTTGGGGCTATGGCAATTTATTGCGTCCACGGGTTACAAATACGGCCTTGAAAGGGATGACTGGATTGACGAACGTCTTGACCCCGAAAAAGCCACCAAAGCTGCCATTGCTTACCTTAAAGAACTACACGAAATGTTCGGTGACTGGTTAACCGCACTTGCAGCTTACAACTGCGGTGAAGGTAGAGTTATCAGGGTAATATCATCACAGAAGATAAACTATTTCGATCGTTTCTGGGATCTGTACCGTCAACTTCCTTACGAAACGGCTCGTTACGTACCCCGTTTCTTAGCAACGCTCCATATTGTGAAAAATCCAAAACAATACGGTATTGATAAGGAACTAACAGAAACACCTGTTACAACCCCAACATACACCACAGTGAAAACAAACAAGCCTATGTTACTAAAGGACATCGCAAATCACTTAAACATCTCAGAAGAGATCCTCTACTTTTTGAATCCAGAACTTAGGTACAAAGCGACACCTAACCGGGAATACAATCTCAAAATTCCAGAAGAATCCTTGGAGCAATTCCTCCTCGCAGCTGATCAGATACCTTCCTGGGAAAAACCGGTTAGCTTATCCAAAAAGAAACGCCTCGTGTTTGTGTACCATAAAGTGAAGAAAGGCGAAACGCTGTCATCCGTTGCCGCGAAATACCATACCTCTGTAAAGTTAATAAAGATACACAATAAGAAAACGCTCAAGTCAAAAGGGGTTTACGCAGGTCAATTACTCAAAGTTCCGGTTTACAGTGCACTATATTCACCTAGACATGCAAAAGTTGCAGCCGTCTCCCACAATGAAACCTCATATACTGTACGGAAAGGGGACACTCTCTCATCAATAGCTACTCGCTTCAACACATCCGTCTCCGAATTGAAGAGAATTAACAATATAAAAACTGACAGAGTAGTTGCCGGACAAGTTCTTCTGGTGTCATCCCTGGACAAAGTTAAAACGCAAAACGGAAAAAACAATGGGAAAATCACCAGGAGGAAAGAAAGTTGATCACCGATCAAAAACACACTCTCAGGAATCGACAAAACTAATTGAATGGATGCGGCTATTAGTTCTAATCGTGGATAAAGGCATTCATTACCTCATTTAGAGTATATTCTATACTTCTCCGTATGTCCCGTAAACGCTCTTCGGTTGTTGCTTCAAACCGAAGTACAAGCACCGGTTGAGTATTAGAAGCCCTTATCAGCCCCCAACCATCGATGAACTGGACACGTACACCA
Encoded proteins:
- the prfB gene encoding peptide chain release factor 2 (programmed frameshift), producing the protein MIDGWTEKVEDLKKRIDHLKVCLDIPAKESEITAIEKEASQPEFWNEPQKAGELLKKKAESEEMVTRWKSYLNMLNELEMMYELALTENDFSILADIERELTKLQLDIRKEEIKLMLGAEEDALNAILSINAGAGGTEAQDWAEMLLRMYLRWAERKGYKTTIIDLQPGEEAGIKSASITLEGEYAYGFAKAEIGIHRLVRISPFDSNARRHTSFASVFVYPEVKDDIVIEIDEKDLRIDTFRSSGAGGQHVNKTDSAVRITHIPTGIVVQCQNERSQHKNRAMAMKYLRSRLYELKLKEKREKLMEIEKTKKDIAWGSQIRSYILHPYKLVKDHRTNLEVGDVNRVLDGDLDEFIEAYLLMQHS
- a CDS encoding LysM peptidoglycan-binding domain-containing protein, yielding MVKRKKFYVCSFFTIFLLLPLLSIHLKTSYADPSGNRQALPTLVAMDKKEQKMATHRDETNSQEDAKNKLKREKKKNEEQEIIEEAEKLIEAAQNYWEKGDMERAIEMLDLAYSLILTDSEEPEIARQKDDLRFMISKKILAIYSTKQNRANGIRSEIPLVLNEDVEREIESFLGRERDFFVAAYKRSFLFRPMILKELKKARLPEELSWLPLVESGFNVTALSPARALGLWQFIASTGYKYGLERDDWIDERLDPEKATKAAIAYLKELHEMFGDWLTALAAYNCGEGRVIRVISSQKINYFDRFWDLYRQLPYETARYVPRFLATLHIVKNPKQYGIDKELTETPVTTPTYTTVKTNKPMLLKDIANHLNISEEILYFLNPELRYKATPNREYNLKIPEESLEQFLLAADQIPSWEKPVSLSKKKRLVFVYHKVKKGETLSSVAAKYHTSVKLIKIHNKKTLKSKGVYAGQLLKVPVYSALYSPRHAKVAAVSHNETSYTVRKGDTLSSIATRFNTSVSELKRINNIKTDRVVAGQVLLVSSLDKVKTQNGKNNGKITRRKES